The sequence below is a genomic window from Mycobacterium spongiae.
GATTCGGGAGGTCTTGCCGATCGGTAGCACGACCACCTCGTCCCCGGGCCGCATCACCCCGCTGGCCACGGTGCCGGCATAGCTGCGGTGGTCTTGATGCTCGAGGGTGTGCGGTCGGATGACGTATTGCACCGGGAACCGGACGTCGACCATGTTGCGGTCACCAGCGATGTAGACCTCTTCGAGGTGTGACAGCAGCGACGGTCCCTCGTACCAGGGCGTCACATCCGACTTGGACACCACGTTGTCGCCGTGCAGCGCCGAGATCGGAATGGAGGTGACATCTTGCACGTCCAGGCGGGCGGCGAAGGCGTGGAACTCGTCGCGAATCGCCTCGAATTTGCCTTTGTCCCAGCCGATGAGGTCCATCTTGTTGACTGCCAGCACCAAGTGGCGGATGCCCAACAGCGACGCCAGGAAAGCGTGCCGGCGGGATTGCTCCAGCAGGCCGTGCCGGGCATCGACCAGGACGATCACCAGCTGGGCGGTAGACGCGCCGGTCACCATGTTGCGGGTGTATTGGATGTGCCCCGGGGTGTCGGCGATAATGAATTTCCGCTTGGGCGTGGCGAAGTAGCGATATGCGACGTCGATCGTGATGCCCTGCTCGCGTTCAGCCCGAAGACCATCGGTGACCAACGCCAGATCGGTGTACTCGTGGCCGCGTTCCTTCGACGTGCGCTCCACCGATGCCCACTGGTCTTCCATCACGGCCTTGGAGTCGTAGAGCAGGCGCCCGATCAGCGTCGATTTGCCGTCGTCGACGGAGCCGGCGGTGGCCAGCCGTAGCAGCGTTGTCGATGCACTCATCAGAAGTACCCCTGCCGTTTACGATCTTCCATCCCGGCCTCGGAGATGCGGTCGTCGGCTCTGGTCGCTCCCCGCTCGGTCAGCCGCGCCACCGCAGTCTCGGCGATGACCTGGTCGACGGTGGCTGCCTCGGATTCGACGCATCCGGTGCACGTGACGTCCCCGACGGTGCGGAACCGCACCGTGGCCTCGAACACCGGTTCGTCGGCATGCGGCTGCAGGTGTCGGTGCGCCGCCAGCAGCATTCCGTCACGCTGGAAGACCTTGCGCCGGTGCGCGTAATAGATCGACGGCAGCGTGATCTGTTCGGCGCCGACGTAGGCCCAGATGTCGAACTCGGTCCAGTTGGACAGCGGGAAGACCCGGATATGCTCGCCCTTGTGGTGGCGTCCGTTGTACAGATTCCATAACTCCGGCCGCTGGGCCTTCGGGTCCCATTGGCCAAACTCGTCGCGGAAGCTGAATACTCGTTCCTTGGCGCGCGCCTTCTCTTCGTCGCGGCGCGCTCCCCCGAAAGCCGCGTCGAAGTTGTTCTCGCTGATCGCGCGCAACAGCGTCACTGTCTGTATGGGATTGCGCGACGGGAACGTCTCGACGACCCGGCCAGCGTCGATATCGTCTTGCACCGACGCCACCACCAAGCGCACCCCGGACGCTGCCACCAGCTCGTCTCGGGTCGCGATGACCTCGTCGAAGTTGTGGCCCGTGTCGACGTGCATCACCGGAAAGGGCAGCCGTCCGGGGCGAAACGCCTTGAGCGCCAGATGCAGCATGACAATGGAGTCCTTGCCACCCGAGAACAGCAACACCGGGTGCTCAAACTCCGCTGCTACCTCGCGAATGATGTGGATCGCCTCGGCCTCCAGCGACCGCAGATGACTCAATTCGTACTGGCCGACCGCAGGTGTGCCGGTTACCGGGGTGGCCATAGGGCCTCAATCCTTATAAACCTGGTAGAACTGACCATGTTTACGGTCATTGCCATCTATGGAACCAGCCTGACCGGGTTGTGTCAATGAGGCTCTTTGCCGCCGAGACTCTTTTTCCGCCGCCAGGGCCGCGACGTCACCGCCCGAGATCGTGGACCTCGAAGGGAAGCTGATCGCCAAGACCCTTGCCACCGACAGGGTCGGTTGAGCTAGGCGATCACTTCGCTGAGCTTGCCAGTGGCGACGTCGAATACGAAGCCGCGTGAGGACGCGTGCTTGGTCACGAACGGACTGTGCTTGATGCGCCGCAACGACTGGCGGACGTCCTCTGCCGGGTCGGGAAACGCCTCGCCCGCCCAGGGCGGTTTGACCCCGATCTCGTCCTGGATGGCGCGTTTGAAGTCATCGTCGTTGAAGGTGAGCATCCCGCAGTCGGTGTGGTGAATCAGGACGATCTCGCGGGTACCCAGCAACCGCTGGCTGATCGCCAGCGACCGGATGGCGTCGTCAGTGACGACCCCGCCCGCGTTGCGGATGACGTGCGCTTCCCCCTCATTGATGCCGAGCAGCCGGTAGACATCGAGCCGGGCATCCATGCACGCCAAGATCGCGATGCGTTGGCTCGGCGGCATCGGAAGCGGACCGATGAAGTCGCTGGCGTAGTTGGAATTGTTGGCTAGGTAGTCGTCGGTAACCGTCACACCCGTCTCCTCACACATCGCGGTCCGCGGAATCACCGCACCTGTTGGTGAGGGAGGCTAACGGCGTGCCGGGCGGATGGCACTGATCTGAATCAGCACGATTGCAAACCCCTTAGCGACGGCACCCAGCACACCGCGCAACCCGATCGCTACCCTGTCCCCATGCGACATGGGCGGGGCCACCAGGCATGACACGCTTTCTGGCACGCCGGTTACTCAACTACCTGGTGTTGCTGGCACTGGCATCGTTCTTGACCTACTGCCTGACCTCGCTGGCCTTCTCGCCGCTGGAAAGCTTGATGCAGCGCAGTCCCCGCCCGCCGCAGGCGGTCATCGACGCCAAGGCCCACGACCTCGGACTGGACCGGCCCATACCAGCCCGCTACGTGAACTGGGTCTCGCACGCGGTTCGTGGCGATTTCGGGACGACCATCACTGGCCAGCCAGTCAGCACCGAACTGGGCCGCCGCATCGCGGTTAGCCTGAGACTGCTGGTCATCGGATCGGTATTCGGCACAGTCATCGGCGTGGCGCTCGGGGCGTGGGGTGCCATCCGCCAGTACCGGCTCAGCGACCGCGTCGTGACCACGCTGGCGCTGCTGGTGCTGAGCACGCCGACGTTCGTCATCGCCAACCTGTTGATCCTGGGTGCGCTACGAACCAACTGGGCGGTGGGCATTCAGCTCTTTGACTACACCGGCGAGACGTCACCGGGTGTCACCGGTGGCGTGTGGGCAACGCTGGGCGACCGCTTGCAGCACTTGGTGCTGCCATCGCTGACGCTGGCGCTCGGCGCTGCCGCCGGCTACAGCCGATACCAACGCAACGCAATGCTCGACGTCCTCGGCCAGGATTTCATTCGCACCGCCCGCGCCAAGGGGCTCACCCGGCGGCGCGCGCTGATCAAGCACGGGCTGCGCACCGCTCTGATACCGATGGCCACACTGTTCGCCTATGGCGTGGCCGGGCTGGTCACCGGCGCGGTTTTCGTCGAGAAGATCTTCGGCTGGCATGGAATGGGCGAGTGGATGATTCGGGGTGTCTCGACCCAAGACACCAACATCGTCGCGGCCATCACGGTTTTCGCCGGTTCGGTGGTGTTGCTGGCTGGCCTGCTGTCCGATGTCATCTATGCGGCTCTTGACCCACGGGTGCGGGTGTCATGACAGTGACCGAACCTACCGAACCAACGGAATTCACCTCGCGACGCACCCTGGTGCTGCGCCGTTTCCTGCGCAACCGGGCCGCGGTGGCGTCGTTGGCGGTCCTGGTCCTGCTATTCGTCAGCGCTTATACGCTGCCCCCACTGCTGCCCTACTCCTACGACAGCTTGGATTTCGACGCGTTGCTGCGGCCGCCGAACACCAGGCACTGGCTGGGCACCAACGCGCTGGGCCAAGACCTGCTGGCGCAGATACTGCGGGGTATGCAGAAGTCGATGCTGATCGGCGTGTGTGTCGCGGTGATCTCCACCGCAATCGCGGCCACGGTCGGTGCGATCTCGGGTTACTTCGGGGGCTGGCGAGACCGCGCGCTGATGTGGCTGGTCGACCTGTTGCTGGTAGTACCCAGCTTCATCCTTATCGCCATCGTCACGCCGCGTACCAAGAGCTCGGCCAACATCATCTTCCTCGTCCTGCTGTTGGCCGGCTTCGGCTGGATGATCAGCTCCCGCATGGTGCGCGGGATGACTATGAGCCTGCGTGAACGCGAATTTATCCGGGCCGCCAGGTATATGGGCGTATCCAGCCGCCGAATCATCATCAACCACGTGGTGCCGAACGTGGCATCCATCTTGATCATCGACGCCGCGCTTAATGTCGCCGCCGCGATTCTGGCCGAAACTGGCTTGAGTTTTCTCGGTTTCGGCATTCAGCCACCGGATGTTTCGTTGGGCACCCTGATCGCCGACGGCACCCAATCAGCGACCACCTTTCCGTGGGTCTTCCTGTTTCCCGCAGGGATACTCGTTCTGATTCTGGTGTGTGCCAACCTCACCGGCGACGGCCTGCGTGACGCGCTGGACCCGGCCAGCAGAACTCTCCGGCGGGGTGCCCAATGAGCCCGTTGCTCGAAGTGACCGACCTGGCGGTCACCTTTCCCACCGACAACGAACCGGTGACCGCGGTACGCGGCATCAGCTATCACGTCGACCCCGGCGAAGTGGTGGCGATGGTAGGCGAATCGGGTTCGGGCAAGTCGGCGGCGGCGATGGCAGTGGTGGGCTTGCTGCCTGAGTACGCCGCCGTCGGCGGTTCGGTGCGACTGCACGGCACCGAGCTGCTGGGGCTCGCCGACGACGCCATGTCACGATTCCGCGGGAAGACGATCGGCACGGTGTTTCAGGATCCGATGTCGGCGCTGACGCCCGTCTACACCGTCGGCGACCAAATCGCTGAGGCCCTCGAAGTGCATGATCCCGGCATCGGCAAGAAGGCCGCCCGTAAGCGCGCAGTGGAATTGCTAGAACTTGTTGGCATCGCGCAACCGGCCCAACGGGCCCGCGCGTTTCCCCATGAGCTCTCCGGCGGCGAGCGCCAACGCGTGGTCATCGCGATCGCGATCGCCAACGATCCTGACCTGTTGATTTGCGACGAGCCCACGACCGCCCTGGATGTGACCGTGCAGGCGCAGATCCTCGACGTGCTCAAGACGGCGCGCGACGTCACCGGCGCCGGGGTGCTGATCATCACCCACGACCTTGGCGTAGTGGCCGAATTCGCCGACCGGGCGCTGGTGATGTACGCGGGCCGGGTCGTCGAGTCGGCCGGGGTGGGTGACCTCTACCGGAATCGCCAGATGCCTTACACCGTCGGCTTATTGGGTTCGGTTCCCCGGCTGGATGCTTCGCAGGGCACCCGGTTGGTTCCCATCCCCGGCGCTCCCCCGTCACTGGCCGGCCTGCAGGCCGGCTGCCCTTTCGCACCGCGCTGCCCGCTGGTCGTCGACGAGTGTCGCACGAATGAACCGGAATTGGCTGTCGTCGCCACCGATCACCGCGCGGCTTGCATCCGCACCGACCATGTCGTCGGGCGCGGCGCCGCGGAAATCTACGGGGTCAACACTGAGACCATCACGGCAGGACCCGGCGATACGCCAGTCGTCGTGCGTGTCCGTGATCTGGTCAAGACCTACCGCCTGACCAAGGGTGTCTTGCTGCGGCGGGCCATCGGCGAGGTCCGCGCGGTCGACGGCATCAGTCTCGAATTGCGGCAGGGCCGTACACTCGGCATCGTCGGTGAATCCGGTTCGGGCAAATCGACCACCCTGCACGAGATACTGGAACTGGCTGCGCCCCAATCTGGATCGATCGAAGTGCTGGGCAACGATGTCGCTGCTCTGACGCCCGCTAGCCGGCAATCGCTACGGCGTGATATTCAGGTCGTCTTTCAAGACCCGGTGGCATCCCTAGACCCGCGTTTGCCCGTATTCGACCTCATCGCGGAGCCGCTACAGGCCAATGGGTTCGGCAAGGGCGACACGCACGCGCGGGTCGCCGAGCTGCTCGACATCGTAGGCCTGCGCCGCGCGGATGCCAGTCGCTACCCCGCCGAATTTTCCGGCGGACAGAAACAGCGCATCGGGATCGCGCGGGCTCTGGCGCTGCGGCCCAAGATACTGGCTCTCGACGAACCGGTGTCGGCGCTCGATGTGTCCATCCAGGCCGGAGTCATCAACCTGCTGCTCGACTTGCAGGAGCAGTTCGGGCTGTCGTATCTCTTTGTTTCCCATGATCTTTCGGTAGTCAAACACCTTGCCCACCAGGTGGTTGTCATGTTCGCCGGCACTGTCGTGGAGCAGGGCGACAGTCAGGAGGTGTTCAGCCATCCGAAACATGAATACACCCAACAGCTCCTGGCCGCGGTGCCGCAACCGGACCCAGCCAATCGTGGCTAGCCGACCCGCCGTGGCTAGTCGGAGCGGCCGAGTCGCGGCGACCGTTCTGGCGGCCGGTCTGGTGTTGACCGGATGCTCGGCAGGTAGCCAACTTTCGTCAGCAGCCTGCGGCAGCGCCGCGGTCGGCGTCACCAGCGACATTAATCCGCAGGATCCCGCCACACTCCAAGACGGCGGCGACCTTCGGCTGGCGCTGACCGACTTTCCGGCGAATTTCAACACCTTGCACATCGACGGCAATGAAGCTGGCGTTGCGTCCATGATGAAGGCCACCTTGCCGCGAGCGTTCGTCATCGGCCCGGACGGCTCCCCGAGGGTCGACACCAACTACTTCACCAGTATTGAGCTCACGCAGACCGCACCGCAGGTGGTCACCTACACCATCAACCCGGACGCGGTCTGGTCCGACGGCACGCCGATCACCTGGCGCGACATTGCCAGCCAGATCCATGCCACCAGTGGGGAAGACGAGGCATTCGAAATCGCGAGCAGCAGCGGTAGTGATCGCGTGGCGTCGGTAACCCGAGGCATCGACGACCGGCAGGCCGTTATGACTTTCGCGCGGCCGTACGCCGAGTGGCGCGGAATGTTTGCGGGCAATGGCAGGCTGCTGCCCGCCAGCGCGACCGCCACGCCCGAGGCGTTCAACAAGGGCCAGCTCGCCGGTCCGGGTCCGTCGGCCGGCCCATTCATCGTGTCGTCGCTGGACCGGGCCAAACAACGGATCGTGTTGACGCGCAACCCGAAATGGTGGGGCAAGCGCCCACGCCTGGACAGCATCACCTACCTGGTGCTCGATGATGCCGCGCGGTTGCCCGCGCTGCAGAACAATACGATCGACGCGACGGGAGTCGGCACGCTCGACCAGCTGACCATCGCGGCGCGCACCCGAGGCATCTCGATCCGTTGCGCCGCCGGGCCCAGCTGGTACCACTTCACCTTCAACGGCGCCGCCGGGTCGATCCTCGCCGACAAAGCCCTGCGCCTCGCAGTCGCCAGGGGCATTGATCGCCAGACTATCGCCAAGGTCGCACAATACGGCCTGACCGAGGATCCGGTGCCCCTGAACAACCATGTGTTCGTCGCTGGGCAGGAGGGCTATCAGGACAACAGCGGCATTGTTGCGTATGACCCGGAGCAAGCGAAGCGGGACCTGGACGCGCTGGGCTGGAAGCTCGATGGCGAATTCAGGCAGAAGGACGGTCGCCAGCTCGTCATCCGCGATCTGTTCTACGACGCGCAAAGCACCCGGCAGTTCGCTCAGATCGCGCAGCACAGCCTTGCGCAGATCGGCGTGAAACTCGAACTCCAAGCCAAGTCCGGCAGCGGCTTTTTCACCGACTACATCAACGTCGGGGCATTTGACATCGCTCAGTTCGGCTGGGTGGGCGACGCATTCCCGCTGTCGGGGCTCCCCCAGATCTATGCGTCCGACGGCGAAGGGAACTTCGGCAAGATCGGAAGCCCCCAAATCGACGCCGCGATCGAGCGAACCCTGGCAGAACTCGATCCCGCCAAGGCGCGCGATTTGGCGAACGAGGTGGACAAGCTCATCTGGGCCGAAGGATTCAGCCTCCCGCTGACGCAATCGCCCGGTGACGTCGCAGTCCGGAACATCCTGGCAAACTTCGGCGCAACGGGTCTCGCCGACCTGGACTACACCGCCATCGGGTTCATGCGACGCTGAGCCGCCGCCGCAGCTGTGGCAGCGCGGGAAGGACACCCTCGGCAGCCGCGGCCACGTCGACCGCTTTCCACAGCAACCGGACGACCATGCGTGCCCGAAGCGCGTCCAAGATCGGTGCCTGGCCGGCAAGACCGTCGAGTTCGCCTCGACATACCGCCGCGGCGATGGCCAGGGCGGCAGGCTCGCGAAAGTCCAGAGCGCTGTGCGCCATCGACGGCAGCGCCAGAAGCACCGCGTTCGGCAATAGCGTCACGATGCGCTCAGCTACCGCGGTCGGTGTGGTGAGATCGCGGCCACCGGAGATCACGACCGTGGGCCATCGAAATCGTGGTAACTCGGCCACCAGGTCATAGGGTTCCGCTTCGAAAAAAGCTGTTGCATGCAGAGTTTCACGTATGGCCAAAGCGGGGTCGAGGGGTAGGCCATCCGGCTCAGCGGCATAGTCAAGCTCGCGGAAGGCAATGCGGCTGACCAAGTCCACCTCGTAGCGGTAGGGCATCTTGCGATTCGCCACTGTCATGAACCGGGACAATCTGCGCCACAACCATATCCGTCCGGACAGCAAGAGATCGAGCTGGCGGTCGAGCAGCGACGTGCCGCCGTAGCCGTACACCGCCGCCGCAACCTGGCCTGCCGAGGCGGTCATCACCCCTGCGTCAACAAGCTGGCGAACCTTGGGTGCCAGCGCGGCCGTCTCCGGATCATCACCCTGTAGCAACCGTCCGCGTATGGCATCCCGAGCGACCGCAATGTCGTTGTGGGACAGCAGTGGTGAGTCGAGAATCATCGCGTTCACCCTGCCGGGATGACGCGCACCCAGCCCCGCCGCAATATAGGTTCCATACGACGTGCCGTAGATGACGGCTGACTCCACGTGAGCGTCATCGAGCACCGCAGCCACGTCATCGACTACCTGTTCAATGGTGATCGCCTGGGGCGGCAAGTCGGCGCCCGAGTCGTTGTGGCGCGACATCCCCACGCCTCGGTGCTCGACCATGATGACGTCAAGACCGGCTGCTACGGCACGCCGCCGCAGCCCTCGGTACAACTGCAGCGACGCTACACCGGGACCTCCGGGGATGATCACGAGCGGATGGGCCGACTTGCGGCCGGCGCGCACGTAATACAGGTCGAATTCCTCGTCACTTCCCGGCGCCACCGGCCGGCGTAGCGGCCGCACGCCGGGCAGACCTGCCAGCTTGTCGTGCACCTTGCGGCGCTTTTCGTTCATCGTCATTGGCGCCGACCCCCCACGGATTCCATAGTGCAGAGAATCGCATACTCAGCCGCGAATGAGGTCGGCGGCCTTCTCACCGATCAGCACGGACGGTGCATGGGTATGTCCCCGAATCGTGCTCGGCATCACCGAGGCGTCGGCGACGCGAAGCCGATTGACCCCGCGGACCCGTAGCTGCGGATCCACCACGCTGGCGTCGTCATTACCCATGCGGCAGGTGCCCATCGGGTGGTACAGGGTGTGCGAGCAGGTGTTGAGCGCCAGTTCAAGGGTGGCCTGGTCGAGCTCGGTGCGGTCGCGCGGTCGCGCGATCGGCCCGAGGAGCGTGCCTAGCGCACGGGTTTCGGCGAGCCGCGCGCACATTCGTAAGCCCTCCATCATTGCCGCGCGATCCGCGCCGCCTGGATCCGAAAGGTAACGCGGTTCGATGATCGGCTTGGCCTGCGGGTCGGCGGACCTGAGTGTGATCTGGCCGCGGCTTTGGGGGGCGACCAGGATCGGGCCGAACACCACGCCATGCCCCGACGGTGCGACCAGCGCCTCGTCGTAAAAGGGAGCTGGAGCAAAGATCAATTCAAGGTCGGGGAGCTCCAGTTCGGGTCGGCTCCGGACAAACCCATACGCCTCGCCCACGTTGGAGGTGAGCATGCCGCGGCGTCGCAGCAGATAGCCGATCAACTGGTTCGGCTTCTCCGCGGCGAACAAGCTGTCGGCCGCGACGTCGAAGCCGAGGACTGCCACGAGGTGGTCGATGAGGTTCTGTCCCACCTCGGGCGCGTGGTAGACGGTCTCGATACCGTGATCGGCGAGGTGGTCGCGGTCACCGACGCCAGAGAGCATCAGCAGCTGTGGGGTGTTGATGGCGCCGGCGCAGAGCACCACCTCGCGGCGTGCATAAGCGATGCACGGCTGGCCATCTCGTTGATAGTGGACACCGACCACTCGGGATCCGTCGAGGAGAAGGCGGGTTGCGGTTGCTTCGGTGAGCACGGTGAGGTTCTTGCGGCGCAGTACCGGTTTCAGATAGGCGTCGGCGGTGCTGAACCGCGCGCCCCGGCGCTGGGTCACGACGGTCTCGCAGAAACCCTCCGGTGCTGGGGAATTCGGTTGCGCAGCGGGAAATCCGCACTCTCGGGTCGCTGCCAGCCAGGCCGCGGTCGAGGGCCGCGGGCTGCGCTGACGGGAAATGCGCAGCGGGCCGGTCACTCCGCTGTCGTCGCCGTTGACAAAATGCCATGCGTCGGTGACGTTCTCGATGCGGCGGAAATACCCGAGCACCTCCGCGGACGACCACTGCGGGCCGGCGCGGAGTGCCCATTCGTCGTAGTCGGCGGCGAATCCGCGTACCCACATCATCGCGTTCATCGCCGACGAGCCACCGAGCACCTTGCCGCGAGGCCAATAGATTTCGCGGTCCGCGAGCTCAGGCTGCGGTTCGGTCAGGTAATCCCAATCGATCTCGCTGCGGAACAACTTGGCGAAGGCCGCGGGAATCCGGATGAACCTGTTCTTGTCGCGGGGCCCGGCTTCTAGCGCCACCACCGTCGTGGCCGGATCGGCACTGAGTCGATTGGCCACGACGGCCCCAGCTGACCCGGTACCGACTACTACATAATCGAAGTGAGCGTCCATCGCACATCCCTGTTTTGGGCTCAGTGTACGGCGTGGAGATCGATCCGGCGCGCACCTTTGACGCCCTGGTAGCGGTCGGGACTGCAGGTCAACACGATCACCTGTCCCTGGCCGCCGACCGTGTCGAGGACCTGCCCCATCTTGGCCAACCGGTCTGGATCGGTGAACCCCAATGCATCATCGACCACCACCGGAACAGTGTCCTCCTGAGCAACCAAAGCCGCGCCAGCCAACCTGGCCAGTATGCCGAGCTGCTCTTTCGCACCGCCAGACAGGGACTCGTACGGCACCGTGGTCTCGTTCAAGGTGCGGCTGTTGATCCGCAAGTCGCTTCCAACCTCGACCTCGAACGTAGGCCCGAACACGGGGCGACCGAGACGTTGCAGCTCGGCGCGGTACGGCGCGACGTAACGCAAGCGGGTGGTGTCTCGGTGGCGCGTCATGACCGACCGTAGTAGCTGCGCGGCCCGGGCCCGGCGGCCCACCCGTGCGTGCTCGTCGACGGCATGCTCGCGCTCCGTTTCGGCCACGTCAAGCTTGCCTTTACGCCCCTCGCTGCCGAACACCGCAAGTTCAATACTGATCTCGCGTAACGCACGGCTGGCATCGCGGTGGCGTTCCTCCAACGACTCGGTCGCTTCTGCGGCTTCGGCCAGTTCCACGGTTACCGCGTCCGGCGCAGTGGCGGCCAGCGCTTCGTTCAGCTCCGCCAGTCGCCGCTCGGCGGCCTGTTGAGCACGCATATCCGCGTCGGCCGCGCAGGCGAGTTCCTCATCGCGGACCAACGCCCGCTCCCGGGCCAATCGAGCTGTGGCCACATCGAGTTCGCCGCGTTGCGTTGCTGCGTTGTTCCGCAGCACCGTTAACCCCGTTGATGCTTCGGTGCAGCGGTCAGCGGCGGCACCGGCGATCAGACGGCGGCTCTCGTGCTCGGCCGCCGCCGTTGCACGAGCCGCCTCCGCCGCCTCGAGTTCGGCTCGGGCGGCCTTGCTATCGAAACAACCGTCCGTCGTCAGCACATCGGGTTCGCCCGGTTGTCCAGCAAGCAACTGCGCGAGCCGTTCGCGCAGCTGGTCGACCTGATCATCTCCGCACAGACCGGAGAGGGTGGCGGTGAGCTTGTCTCGGCTGCTCTCCAATTCGCGACGCCGCAGGTCCTCGGCCCGTGCGGCGCCAAGATCCGCAACATCGCCGGCCACCAGTGCCTGAGCCAATGTTTCCTGTGCCGCAGCATATTTCGCCTGCACGTCGAGTGCGGTGGCGCCGGGGGTAACCCGCACCGTCAGGACGCCGGGCACGTCCACCTCGGTGGGGCCGGTGGCCGTGACCGACCAGCTCTGGCCGGCCGCCAACGATACCCGCCGCTCGCCGGCGCTCAGCTCGATGTCGGCGACCGACGTGAATTCCACCGCGGTCGAGATCGATGCCAGCTGTGCGGCGATGCGGTCGACGGCGGCGGCGGCATCGTCGATTCGGCCCATCACCTCGGTGTCCACCGTGACCGCGGACAAACTCGCGCACACGCGGTCGCGCTCATGCCGGATCTCGTCGACTTTGGCCAGCCGACCTCTCAACCGGTCGGCCTCCTCGCGGTCGAGCAGATGATCGAGAGCGCGCCGAGCAGATTCGACGCGAAGCTGTCCCGTCGTCAGTGTCCGAGTGGCATTCTCGAGCGCGCTGTCGCAAGCCTCCGCAGCCGCGCTCGCTGTCGTCAGTTCATCGGCGGCTTCTGCGGCTTCGGCCTCTAGGCCGGCGACCGTTGCAGTGCGAGTGTCGATTTCGGTCAACAGCCCCAACCGGGCGGCGTGGACGCCGGCCGACGCAGCGGCTGTCGCCGCCGCGGCCGTGGCAATGAGGTTCGCTTCCCGCGCTTCATCGGTGAGCGCCGCGAGCTGCTCGGCCGCGGCCCGCGCCGCCTCAAGCCGGGGACCGCTAGCCTGCCGTTGCCGTGCCAGCTCGGCCACCCGGTGGGTCAGTGCGGCGTGGCGCCCAGCTCGGTCGTCGACCTCGGCTACCGCCGCCGCGCATTCCGCCGCCGCGGCCTCCGCGCCGGCCAACCGCGAGATCGCCGCGCTCCACTCGCCAGTGGGACGCCCGGTCGGGGTGAAGTAGCGGGCATATTCGGCCTCGATTCGCTCGATGAGCACCGGCTCGGTACCTGACAGCGCGGCGTCGGCACCGGAATCTGCGGCGGCGATGTCGAGCGCACGCGAGAGCGCGTCGCAGCCGGACAGGTCCACCGCCGCCGTGGAGGCCGCCTGCAACACTCGCTGCGCATGCCAGAGCTCGGTGTCGAGCGTCTCGGCCAGCATTGCTCGGACGCGCTCATGCGCTTCGTCGCCCGTCAGCTGTTCGCGGCGCGGCGCTAGGAGCGTCAGCGCCGTTTCACACTTCTTGTGAAAGCGCTTGCGGTATACGAACCGGTAAGGACCGCTGCTGATTTCGGCGGTGATCTCCGAGCCGACGTCGGCATTGGTCGGCTTGACCCGCCGGACTTCCTTCTTTGTTGACCGGTCCTTGAACTCGAGGAGTAGATCAAGCGCCTCGATCATCGACGACTTGCCGATCTCGTTGGCACCGCACACCACGACGACGCCGTGGTCGGGAAACTCGATCTCCCGATGCGCGATGCCGCGGTAATTGGCGAGGACCAGCCGGTGCAACTTCATGCCGCACCCCGATCGGCGAGCCGGAGCAAGAGTGCCAGTGCGGCCTGGGCATCGACCGACGTTTCATCGTCGCTTGCGCGCGCGGTCGCGACCAGTTCGTCGACGGCGGCAGCAGCGAATCCCCCGAATCCAAGGTCGGAGAACTCCCCATCGGCAGGCATTACCGTCAGCTCGCTGTGGCGTTCCCACAGCCCCAACCAAGCGAAGAGCCG
It includes:
- a CDS encoding alpha/beta hydrolase, whose protein sequence is MTMNEKRRKVHDKLAGLPGVRPLRRPVAPGSDEEFDLYYVRAGRKSAHPLVIIPGGPGVASLQLYRGLRRRAVAAGLDVIMVEHRGVGMSRHNDSGADLPPQAITIEQVVDDVAAVLDDAHVESAVIYGTSYGTYIAAGLGARHPGRVNAMILDSPLLSHNDIAVARDAIRGRLLQGDDPETAALAPKVRQLVDAGVMTASAGQVAAAVYGYGGTSLLDRQLDLLLSGRIWLWRRLSRFMTVANRKMPYRYEVDLVSRIAFRELDYAAEPDGLPLDPALAIRETLHATAFFEAEPYDLVAELPRFRWPTVVISGGRDLTTPTAVAERIVTLLPNAVLLALPSMAHSALDFREPAALAIAAAVCRGELDGLAGQAPILDALRARMVVRLLWKAVDVAAAAEGVLPALPQLRRRLSVA
- a CDS encoding GMC family oxidoreductase, which codes for MDAHFDYVVVGTGSAGAVVANRLSADPATTVVALEAGPRDKNRFIRIPAAFAKLFRSEIDWDYLTEPQPELADREIYWPRGKVLGGSSAMNAMMWVRGFAADYDEWALRAGPQWSSAEVLGYFRRIENVTDAWHFVNGDDSGVTGPLRISRQRSPRPSTAAWLAATRECGFPAAQPNSPAPEGFCETVVTQRRGARFSTADAYLKPVLRRKNLTVLTEATATRLLLDGSRVVGVHYQRDGQPCIAYARREVVLCAGAINTPQLLMLSGVGDRDHLADHGIETVYHAPEVGQNLIDHLVAVLGFDVAADSLFAAEKPNQLIGYLLRRRGMLTSNVGEAYGFVRSRPELELPDLELIFAPAPFYDEALVAPSGHGVVFGPILVAPQSRGQITLRSADPQAKPIIEPRYLSDPGGADRAAMMEGLRMCARLAETRALGTLLGPIARPRDRTELDQATLELALNTCSHTLYHPMGTCRMGNDDASVVDPQLRVRGVNRLRVADASVMPSTIRGHTHAPSVLIGEKAADLIRG
- a CDS encoding AAA family ATPase, which encodes MKLHRLVLANYRGIAHREIEFPDHGVVVVCGANEIGKSSMIEALDLLLEFKDRSTKKEVRRVKPTNADVGSEITAEISSGPYRFVYRKRFHKKCETALTLLAPRREQLTGDEAHERVRAMLAETLDTELWHAQRVLQAASTAAVDLSGCDALSRALDIAAADSGADAALSGTEPVLIERIEAEYARYFTPTGRPTGEWSAAISRLAGAEAAAAECAAAVAEVDDRAGRHAALTHRVAELARQRQASGPRLEAARAAAEQLAALTDEAREANLIATAAAATAAASAGVHAARLGLLTEIDTRTATVAGLEAEAAEAADELTTASAAAEACDSALENATRTLTTGQLRVESARRALDHLLDREEADRLRGRLAKVDEIRHERDRVCASLSAVTVDTEVMGRIDDAAAAVDRIAAQLASISTAVEFTSVADIELSAGERRVSLAAGQSWSVTATGPTEVDVPGVLTVRVTPGATALDVQAKYAAAQETLAQALVAGDVADLGAARAEDLRRRELESSRDKLTATLSGLCGDDQVDQLRERLAQLLAGQPGEPDVLTTDGCFDSKAARAELEAAEAARATAAAEHESRRLIAGAAADRCTEASTGLTVLRNNAATQRGELDVATARLARERALVRDEELACAADADMRAQQAAERRLAELNEALAATAPDAVTVELAEAAEATESLEERHRDASRALREISIELAVFGSEGRKGKLDVAETEREHAVDEHARVGRRARAAQLLRSVMTRHRDTTRLRYVAPYRAELQRLGRPVFGPTFEVEVGSDLRINSRTLNETTVPYESLSGGAKEQLGILARLAGAALVAQEDTVPVVVDDALGFTDPDRLAKMGQVLDTVGGQGQVIVLTCSPDRYQGVKGARRIDLHAVH